Proteins from a genomic interval of Anolis sagrei isolate rAnoSag1 chromosome 1, rAnoSag1.mat, whole genome shotgun sequence:
- the DDX1 gene encoding ATP-dependent RNA helicase DDX1 has product MAAFSEMGVMPEIAQAVEEMDWLLPTDIQAESIPLILGGGDVLMAAETGSGKTGAFSIPVIQIVYETLKDQQEGKKGKTTIKTGGGVLNKWQMNPYDRGTAFAIGSDGLCCQSREIKEWHGCRSTRGVTKGKYYYEVACRDQGLCRVGWSSSQASLDLGTDKFGFGYGGTGKKSHNKQFDSYGEEFTMHDTIGCYVDLDKGQISFSKNGKDLGLAFEIPAHLKNQALFPACVLKNAELKFNFGDEDFKFPPKEGYVALDKAPEANVVKSQHAGSAQVAQTKNLPNAPKALIVEPSRELAEQTLNNVKQFKKNVDNPKLRELLIIGGVAAREQLSVLEQGVDIVVGTPGRLDDLVSTGKLNLSQVRFLVLDEADGLLTQGYSDFINRIYSQIPQITSDGKRLQVIVCSATLHSFDVKKLSEKIMHFPTWVDLKGEDSVPDTVHHVVVPVNPKTDKLWERLGKNHIRTDEVHAKDNTRPGANSAEMWSEAIKILKGEYTVRAIKEHKMDQAIIFCRTKIDCDNMEQYFIQQGGGPDRKGHQFSCVCLHGDRKPHERKQNLERFKKADVRFLICTDVAARGIDISGVPYVINVTLPDEKQNYVHRIGRVGRAERMGLAISLVATEKEKVWYHSCPSRGKGCYNTRLKDEGGCTIWYNEMQLLGEVEEHLNCTISQVEPDIKVPVDDFDGKVTYGKRRAAGGGSYKGHVDILAPTVQELAALEKEAQTSFLHLGYLPNQLFRTF; this is encoded by the exons ATGGCGGCCTTCTCAG AAATGGGTGTTATGCCAGAGATAGCGCAAGCTGTAGAAGAGATGGACTGGCT TCTTCCCACAGATATCCAGGCAGAATCTATTCCTTTAATTTTAGGAGGCGGTGATGTTCTAATG GCTGCAGAAACTGGGAGTGGAAAAACTGGT GCATTCAGTATTCCAGTTATTCAGATTGTCTATGAAACTCTTAAAGATCAGCAAGAAGGCAAAAAGGGGAAAACTACAATAAAAACTGGTGGCGGAG TGCTCAACAAATGGCAAATGAATCCTTATGACAGAGGAACTGCATTTG CTATTGGGTCAGATGGTCTCTGCTGCCAAAGCAGGGAGATAAAGGAATGGCATGGATGCAGATCAACAAGAGGTGTAACAAAAG GAAAATATTACTATGAAGTAGCCTGTCGTGATCAGGGGCTGTGCAGAGTTGGGTGGTCCTCTAGCCAAGCTTCCTTAGACTTGG GTACTGACAAATTTGGCTTTGGCTATGGTGGAACTGGAAAGAAATCTCATAATAAACAGTTTGACAGCTATGGAGAG GAATTCACTATGCATGACACAATTGGATGCTATGTAGACCTTGACAAAGGACAAATCTCCTTTTCCAAAAATG gaaAGGATCTGGGGCTTGCATTTGAAATACCAGCACATCTAAAGAACCAAGCACTCTTTCCTGCCTGCGTTCTCAAG AATGCTGAACTGAAATTCAACTTTGGTGATGAAGACTTCAAGTTTCCACCCAAAGAGGGCTATGTTGCTCTTGATAAGGCACCTGAGGCTAACGTTGTGAAATCCCAGCATGCag GAAGTGCCCAAGTAGCACAGACGAAGAATCTACCAAATGCCCCCAAAGCCTTGATTGTAGAGCCATCCAGGGAACTTGCTGAGCAGACTCTGAACAATGTGAAACAGTTCAAAAAAAATGTCGATAACCCTAAATTaag GGAACTCCTTATTATtggtggtgttgctgcaagagagCAGTTGTCCGTCTTAGAGCAAGGG GTAGACATAGTTGTGGGAACTCCTGGAAGACTGGATGATCTTGTGTCCACAGGAAAGCTGAATTTGTCTCAAGTCAGATTTCTGGTTCTTGATGAAGCT GATGGTCTCCTGACCCAAGGTTATTCAGATTTCATAAACAGAATTTACTCCCAGATTCCTCAGATAACTTCAGATGGAAAGAGACTGCAG GTAATAGTGTGTTCTGCAACACTACATTCATTTGATGTGAAGAAATTATCTGAAAAGATTATGCACTTTCCCACTTGGGTAGATCTTAAAGGAGAAGACTCTGTCCCAGATACCGTACACCATGTGGTTGTTCCTGTAAACCCTAAAACTGATAAACTCTGGGAACGGCTTGGGAAAAATCACATTAGA ACTGACGAGGTACATGCAAAAGACAATACAAGACCTGGTGCCAATTCAGCAG AAATGTGGTCAGAAGCTATTAAGATTTTAAAAGGAGAATACACTGTTCGCGCCATCAAGGAACACAAGATGGATCAAGCAATAATCTTCTGCAGGACTAAGATAGATTGCGATAACATGGAACAATACTTCATACAGCAAGGAGGAG GTCCAGATAGGAAAGGACATCAGTTCTCATGTGTCTGTCTGCATGGTGACAGGAAACCTCATGAAAGAAAACAGAATTTAGAGCGCTTCAAG AAAGCAGATGTCAGATTCCTGATCTGCACTGATGTAGCTGCAAGAGGAATTGATATCTCTGGTGTACCTTACG TTATCAATGTCACCCTTCCGGATGAAAAACAGAACTATGTCCATCGGATTGGCAGAGTGGGAAGAGCTGAACG CATGGGTCTGGCCATTTCTCTTGTAGcaacagagaaagaaaag GTTTGGTACCATTCATGTCCCAGTCGTGGGAAAGGATGTTACAACACTAGACTGAAAGATGAAGGCGGCTGCACAATTTGGTACAATGAAATGCAG ctTCTGGGTGAGGTAGAAGAGCACCTGAATTGTACAATTTCTCAGGTTGAGCCAGATATCAAAGTCCCGGTGGACGATTTTGATGGCAAAGTCACCTATGGGAAAAGGAGGGCTGCTGGTG GTGGCAGCTATAAAGGGCATGTGGATATTCTGGCACCTACAGTACAGGAGTTGGCTGCCCTTGAAAAGGAGGCTCAGACCTCCTTCCTGCATCTTGGCTACCTTCCCAACCAGCTTTTTAGAACATTTTGA